From a single Nitrospirota bacterium genomic region:
- a CDS encoding efflux RND transporter periplasmic adaptor subunit: MPNEDLSQLKIDKTAEIYQPQRKRKAVYWTIGIVIAVLVIVLFAAGVFTPAVEVEPANVTQIYPSQTFTLLNASGYVVAQRKAAVASKVTARLISLAVEEGNRVKKGEIIARLENEDVRAALNQAEANLNAARYGLEQSRAELNDARVQFERNRSLIDKGYVSQAEFDSSEARYRKAVAAVAAAEAGVKAGSASLQSARVALEYTMIRAPFDAVVLTKNADIGDIVTPIGAAADAKAAVVTIADMESLLVEVDVSESNLHMVRTGQPCEIQLDALPDARFRGEVHMIVPTADRTKATILVKVRFVDKDSRVLPEMSAKVAFLSREITDDEREPLTALSKAAVVKRKGGDVVFLIREHRASETVITTGREMHDMIEILGGIKAGDRVVLKPLEKMKNGLRIKVAEH; the protein is encoded by the coding sequence ATGCCGAACGAAGACCTGTCACAGCTGAAAATCGACAAGACTGCTGAAATATATCAGCCGCAGAGAAAGCGGAAGGCGGTCTACTGGACAATTGGAATTGTCATTGCGGTACTGGTGATCGTTCTTTTTGCGGCCGGAGTGTTTACGCCTGCCGTGGAAGTGGAGCCCGCAAATGTGACGCAGATCTATCCGTCACAGACATTTACCCTTCTGAATGCAAGCGGATACGTGGTGGCGCAGCGCAAGGCTGCCGTTGCCTCCAAGGTGACCGCACGCCTCATTTCTCTCGCGGTGGAGGAGGGGAACAGGGTAAAAAAGGGCGAGATAATCGCCCGTCTTGAAAACGAGGATGTCAGGGCTGCATTGAATCAGGCAGAGGCGAATCTGAATGCTGCACGGTATGGTCTGGAGCAGTCGAGGGCAGAACTGAATGACGCAAGGGTCCAGTTCGAGAGAAACAGGAGCCTCATAGACAAGGGGTATGTTTCACAGGCAGAATTCGACTCCTCTGAAGCACGGTACAGGAAGGCTGTTGCTGCGGTTGCCGCAGCAGAGGCGGGTGTGAAGGCAGGCAGTGCCAGCCTCCAGAGCGCCCGTGTTGCACTTGAGTATACAATGATACGGGCTCCGTTCGATGCGGTGGTACTTACAAAAAATGCGGACATCGGGGATATTGTCACCCCCATTGGTGCTGCGGCTGATGCCAAAGCAGCGGTAGTGACCATTGCCGACATGGAATCCCTTCTGGTCGAGGTTGATGTGTCAGAGTCCAACCTTCACATGGTCAGGACAGGGCAGCCGTGCGAAATACAGCTTGATGCGCTTCCTGATGCCCGGTTCAGGGGCGAGGTGCATATGATCGTCCCTACGGCTGACAGGACCAAGGCAACGATACTGGTGAAAGTGCGTTTTGTCGATAAGGACAGCCGTGTATTGCCTGAAATGAGCGCGAAGGTTGCGTTCCTTTCACGGGAGATTACGGATGACGAAAGGGAGCCTCTGACCGCTCTGAGCAAAGCGGCGGTGGTAAAACGTAAAGGCGGGGATGTGGTATTCCTGATCCGTGAACACAGGGCATCGGAAACAGTCATCACAACAGGGAGGGAAATGCACGACATGATCGAGATTCTGGGCGGAATTAAGGCAGGTGACAGGGTTGTGCTCAAACCGCTCGAGAAAATGAAGAACGGTCTGCGAATAAAGGTTGCCGAGCACTGA